The following is a genomic window from Cryomorphaceae bacterium 1068.
GGTGTTGGGTTTAGAGGTAGATCCTCCAAAAAAGACGAATGGATTTGACGCTCCATTTTTTCTTGGTGCAGGAGTAAATATTGCCATTTTCACTGTTGAGCTAAGGTACCACTGGGGAACTATTGATGTCTTTAACAGTGCTAGAAGTCAGTACCTGCAGGTTGGTGGGGCGGTTTCCTTTTAAGTAATACACAAACATTGACAACGCTTATTAACGAGTTGAGAACCCGAAATTAATTCAGCATGAAAATTAAGTTAATGTTTTCCATTTTATCAGCATTTCTCCTATTTGGGTGTGGGCAAAAACCAGCTGAGTTAACACCAGACGAAGCCAAAGAAATTGCCAAGGAAGCTTATATCTATGGTTTTCCGTTAGTTCTCAATTACAAAACGATGTATAGTTATACCATTGATAAAAACTCAACTGAATTTAAAGGGGATTTTAATCATTTGGGATGCGCAGCTAGAGTATATACTCCTGAAGACAAGGCAGTTATTACGCCAAATTCAGATACGCCTTATTGTATGGGATGGATAGATTTGAGAGACGAACCAGTGGTATTTACGATTCCAGAGATTGAGAAGGAACGCTTTTACCAAGTACAACTCGTTGACATTTACACTCATAATTTTGCCTATATCAGTACCGTAGCAAAGGGGAATGTTCCCGGTAAATACCTAATAGCAGGACCTGAATGGAAGGGAGAAGTTCCTCAAGGTATTACAGAAGTTCTTCCTTGTGAAACTCAATTTCTTCTTGCCATTGCTCGCACACAAGTCTTTAATCCAGACGATCTTGATAAGGTTAGAAATATTCAAGAAGGCTACATAATTGAACCGCTAAGCACTTTCTTAGGAACGAAAGCACCAGCTTCCGCAGCGACTTTAGATTTCCCTGAGTGGAAGGATGGAACGGAGTTTAGTGCAGGGCTATTCCCCTATTTTGACTTTGTGTTGACCTTGGTTAAGACACCAAAAGAAGAGCAAGACCTAATGAAAAGGTTTGCAAAGATTGGATTGAATGACAAAGGCGATTTTGACATTAACAACTTCTCTCCAGA
Proteins encoded in this region:
- a CDS encoding DUF1254 domain-containing protein, coding for MKIKLMFSILSAFLLFGCGQKPAELTPDEAKEIAKEAYIYGFPLVLNYKTMYSYTIDKNSTEFKGDFNHLGCAARVYTPEDKAVITPNSDTPYCMGWIDLRDEPVVFTIPEIEKERFYQVQLVDIYTHNFAYISTVAKGNVPGKYLIAGPEWKGEVPQGITEVLPCETQFLLAIARTQVFNPDDLDKVRNIQEGYIIEPLSTFLGTKAPASAATLDFPEWKDGTEFSAGLFPYFDFVLTLVKTPKEEQDLMKRFAKIGLNDKGDFDINNFSPEIQEALEEGAQEGLAAMKEFAGKIVSDPLASGKIFGTRAFLNKSAKDNYDLDELFIPRAVGALMGIYGNSGAEAIYPTYLVDAEDIPLDASKSNYTITFKKGEFPPVQAFWSLTMYDGKTQLLIDNPLDRYLLNSPMLAQFVLNEDGSLTFYIQKESPGADLESNWLPAPDGPFYTTMRLYGPKEEVLEGAWISPPMIKSNR